The segment ATGTCCGTCCCACTCAACAGTGCCAGTCATCGGTCTGTAACATGACACGAGAAATAAACATTCAGTATAGACCACATGCGTATAtacagacagtgtatatatccactcacataaacatcacataaCATACAGGACACATCAAAACTGACCGCTGGTGCACCGCAGCTGAGAATAATCTAATTCAAATTTCCCTCCCTTTTATACCTACCAGAGCGCCCCCATACCTATAGcattacttccctttgttgtATCTTCCGACGCTAGGAGAAAGAAATTTCATTCTAATTCGTGCCTCAAACGAAAGAAACTATATTTCTCCAACCCCTTattcacatacaacaaacacttacataaCATGGCATGCTGTACGGTGCACCAACTGAGATATAAAGAACGGGCAGATTTACAATCCAAGCGAAAGAGAAACTTTTAAACGCTTCTCAATATCATCTTTTACATAACCATCTTTTGCATTTTCACATTTCCATCTGCCATGGCGCTTAAACATTCTATCTGGAATGCCATTGTTTGCGGCTGCAGTCGCTCCGCCTGCTCTCAGGCTATGCAGACCAAACTTTGATATATCACTAACATGTGAACTAAACGCCTCAATGAAAAGCTCTCTCAAACGTGAATATGACATCGGCTTATTATCACCTCTCAAAATGTAACCATTTTTAGTCTTACtcatatttctgaataaaaattCAGGATCTTTCAATTTGGTAAGCTTCAAATATCGCTCCAACCATGCTACAGGGCACTTATTTGTACCTGTCCGGCCTATAATAATCCAGGCCCCATCTCTGTAGACATCAGTTtttgatttctgaataaaaacaGCCATGTAAGCTTGACAAAATACAACATCATTCCGAGTTATCGCTAATAACTCCGACGATCTCATGAAACCTGAATAGGCTAGAAGGCACATTACAACAGTTCTCATTTTATACAATGAACATTCATCAGCATTGTCTGGTACGATCTTATTCAACAACTCAACTGTTACAGGCTCTTTCTTACAAACAGGTTTGGCTAACTTCCTCTTAGCGGCTTCAAGTACATTTCTCACTAGCGTACTCTCTGTGGGGCTTTCCAAACCAACCAAAACATGGGCATGTCTCAAACTATAGTAAGCTGTCTGAACAGGTGAGAAAGATTCACTTTGCTGACACATCGCTAACAAATATAAAGAACAGTGCAAAGGTGATAAGGGCATATCTGTCGACATACCATGGGCCAAAGCCCATTTCTTCCATGCTTTAAAGCCGTAATCATACTTCTTATTTGTGGAGTTTGCTCTCGAGCAGGACAAATGCTCTGGAAGACTTCTCACGAGCGCCCTCATAGGTGGAGGTAAAGTCAATATCTCACTTCTATATACATGTTCAAACACACCTGTAACACGCAAACAACATCAAAATTCCACATGTAAAGCCATCATGTTGAATTTTAAATCGTTTACTCCAAACAACCCCCCAAACTGTCTGCTTGGTACATATGCTTCCTTACAAGTGGGAAGATACATCCAATCTTTAACTTGGGGTATAAATACCCTATTAGGGCACAAAATAGGCCAGAAGTTAGCTGAATACCATACAGGAATCACGAGAGTTCCCTTGGCATGACACTCTCTCATGTGTTTAAGAACGCGTGCAATCATACATATAGGAGGCACTATCCAGTTATTGTCGTCACCCCAGGACACGGATAAAGCATCCACTCCGTCACTTCCCGGATTCCAAAATCTGGAGTTAAACCTTACAACTTTAGTATTGTAATATGAAGCAAATCTGTCAACGTCAAATTGGCCCCATTTGGCAGAGACGTGTTGAAACACATAATCCTGGATATCCCAGTCATCAGCATCTACTATCTTACTCAGATAGTCAGCACGCTCATTGTCTAACCTTGGTATCCACTGCATGTCAACTCTgatattatattcattacacAGCCAGAATATATCTAAAGCCAAAGCTTGAAGATCAGCTTTCATGCTACCTTTGAACACAATCGACTCTACATTTTTATTGTCAGTAAACCATTTTACTTTGTGAGATTCCAAAATGGAAACGAAACTTTTCATAACCAGAAACACTGCCTTCAGCTCTCTCCAAGTGGAGCTTCGTGACGCTTCTAGTGCTGACCACTGACCATGTGATATGGCTTGCCCAACTTCTACACAGTACCCACCGAAACCAGAATTACTAGCATCACTGTAAACTACCCGTGTAGGAATGCTTGCATAGCATAGAGTGCACTGTCAATATGCGCAGCCCAAAATTGTAATTGATCTCTACTCAAATACGATAGCACCACAGGTGCCTTCCACGATGAAGCCTGGAGAGTGAATACTCAGAAACTTTGTCATTAGTTGACACAAAGTACCAACAACCATCTTCATAGCAACTATCTGTCCAACAACCGAAGCCAAGCTCTTCACCGGAACTGGTACAGTAGAAGACAGAAGTTCTCCTATACTTTGCTTAAGCTTACAAATTTTCCGTTGAGGGATGGACAACTTCATGTGTCTAGTATCTATGATAAAACCCAACCATTCGATCTCCTGAACCGGCTTCCATAGTGACTTTTCTGCTTCTGGAACAAAACCTGCTTTTAACAAATCTTGTTTGACAATTTGGCCAACAATTGTCGTTTCACATTCGGAAAAACTTGACAGGATCCCATCATCTAGGAAAGTAACAATCTTGTAACCTTGGAAACGCCAAAACTTTACCAACTGTCTGGTAACCTTG is part of the Haliotis asinina isolate JCU_RB_2024 chromosome 6, JCU_Hal_asi_v2, whole genome shotgun sequence genome and harbors:
- the LOC137286620 gene encoding uncharacterized protein; translation: MDGPARVNTDSDKLDAILKKLDQSQAEIRKAVNEKIEGLRDEFHKTSKELHKLKAERDYQWKREGNKIQFSFNSEALENLEQLRFAVQYGKTDYALELINEEVSRFQTRNKHIKIADSSEGGWETVRNYVAHELASDSDDDKRINRAESKAIKKIKTRASRSARLHPYKSTQRPSSTVTQVSVDSHAGDQSSNFRGRGQRSEACFMCGEFSHWRRQCPLLSNTTQQRGKLDREEICAVDFVVDIIENGYKIPFYSTPKRMNIRNNRSAKENSDFVSSAVQDLLRRGLIVQCSDKPYVVNPLSVAVQHSGKKRLILDLSRVNKHLWKASVKYEDWRTALLYIEKNDWLVKFDIHSAYHHIDIYHEHTQFLGFAWGSGIDKKYFKFLVLPFGLSTAPYVFTKVTRQLVKFWRFQGYKIVTFLDDGILSSFSECETTIVGQIVKQDLLKAGFVPEAEKSLWKPVQEIEWLGFIIDTRHMKLSIPQRKICKLKQSIGELLSSTVPVPVKSLASVVGQIVAMKMVVGTLCQLMTKFLSIHSPGFIVEGTCVKWFTDNKNVESIVFKGSMKADLQALALDIFWLCNEYNIRVDMQWIPRLDNERADYLSKIVDADDWDIQDYVFQHVSAKWGQFDVDRFASYYNTKVVRFNSRFWNPGSDGVDALSVSWGDDNNWIVPPICVFEHVYRSEILTLPPPMRALVRSLPEHLSCSRANSTNKKYDYGFKAWKKWALAHAYSGFMRSSELLAITRNDVVFCQAYMAVFIQKSKTDVYRDGAWIIIGRTGTNKCPVAWLERYLKLTKLKDPEFLFRNMSKTKNGYILRGDNKPMSYSRLRELFIEAFSSHVSDISKFGLHSLRAGGATAAANNGIPDRMFKRHGRWKCENAKDGYVKDDIEKRLKVSLSLGL